Proteins encoded together in one Bacteroides ovatus window:
- a CDS encoding MATE family efflux transporter codes for MRHIYSTYKEHYKALIFLGLPIVIGQIGVIVLGFADTLMIGHHSTIELGAASFVNNVFNLAIIFSTGFSYGLTPIVGGLYGTRQYAPAGQALRNSLLANLMVALLLTVCMTVLYLNIERLGQPEELIPLIKPYYLVLLASLVFVMLFNGFKQFTDGITDTKTAMWILLGGNVLNIIGNYILIYGKLGLPELGLLGAGVSTLFSRIVMVIIFIIIFMRSPRFVRYKIGFFRLGWSRAVFGRLNGLGWPVAFQMGMETASFSLSAIMIGWLGTIALASHQVMLAISQFTFMMYYGMGAAVAVRVSNFKGQNDIINVRRSAYAGFHLMMTLGVVLSLIVFLCRNYLGGWFTDSQEVAAMVTSLIFPFLVYQFGDGLQITFANALRGISDVKLMMVIAFVAYFIISLPVGYFCGFVMGWGVVGVWMAFPFGLTSAGLMLWWRFHHMTKLPEPHPKT; via the coding sequence ATGAGACATATTTATAGTACATATAAAGAGCATTATAAAGCACTAATTTTTCTCGGACTGCCGATTGTGATCGGTCAAATAGGAGTAATCGTTCTTGGATTTGCGGATACGTTAATGATCGGGCATCATAGTACGATTGAGCTGGGAGCAGCTTCCTTCGTCAATAATGTGTTCAATCTGGCGATTATTTTCAGTACGGGTTTTTCGTATGGGCTGACTCCCATTGTGGGAGGTTTGTATGGAACCCGCCAGTATGCCCCTGCGGGACAGGCTTTACGCAACAGTTTGCTGGCAAACCTGATGGTTGCATTGCTGCTGACTGTCTGTATGACTGTTCTTTATCTAAATATAGAACGTCTCGGACAGCCGGAAGAATTGATTCCCCTGATTAAACCGTATTACCTTGTTTTGCTCGCTTCACTAGTGTTTGTCATGCTTTTCAATGGATTCAAGCAGTTTACAGACGGAATTACGGATACAAAAACCGCTATGTGGATATTGCTTGGTGGAAATGTCTTGAATATCATAGGAAACTATATCCTGATTTATGGAAAGCTCGGATTGCCCGAGTTAGGTCTGTTGGGAGCAGGTGTCAGCACGCTGTTCTCGCGTATCGTGATGGTGATTATATTTATCATCATCTTTATGCGTAGTCCGCGTTTTGTCCGCTATAAGATTGGCTTTTTCCGTTTGGGATGGTCACGAGCTGTATTTGGACGCTTGAATGGACTTGGATGGCCGGTTGCTTTTCAAATGGGAATGGAGACAGCCTCTTTTAGTCTAAGTGCGATCATGATCGGTTGGCTGGGTACTATCGCTCTGGCTTCTCATCAGGTTATGCTGGCTATTTCGCAGTTTACATTTATGATGTATTACGGTATGGGTGCTGCTGTGGCTGTTCGTGTCAGTAACTTCAAAGGTCAGAATGACATCATCAATGTACGTCGTTCTGCCTATGCAGGTTTTCATCTGATGATGACATTGGGCGTTGTGCTTTCTTTGATTGTCTTCCTTTGCCGGAATTACTTGGGAGGCTGGTTTACCGACAGTCAGGAAGTGGCTGCTATGGTGACCTCTCTAATCTTCCCTTTCCTCGTTTACCAGTTTGGCGACGGACTGCAGATTACTTTCGCCAACGCTTTGCGTGGAATTTCAGATGTAAAACTAATGATGGTGATTGCCTTTGTCGCCTATTTCATTATTTCTCTTCCTGTAGGTTATTTCTGCGGCTTTGTCATGGGATGGGGAGTAGTAGGTGTCTGGATGGCATTTCCTTTTGGTTTGACGAGCGCAGGATTGATGCTTTGGTGGCGTTTTCATCACATGACGAAACTCCCCGAACCTCACCCCAAAACCTGA
- a CDS encoding hybrid sensor histidine kinase/response regulator codes for MASFRFTKLKITAGYTLLLAILLFSLVFVHREMEALSAADDQQNLRTDSLLTLLHEKDQNTIQMLRVLSEANDSLLSASEIEEIISEQDSVITQQRVQHRVITKRDSLITTPKKKGFFKRLAEVFSPSKQDSAVLVNTSLEVATDTILQPTTSKDSLQQKIRMATEEKRLQRRKTIRRTSTKYQRMNTQLTARMDSLIKQYEEEMTLRARQDAELQQEVRMRSARIIGGIAVGAVLLSAFFLILIMRDISRSNRYRQQLEVANKRAEDLLIAREKLMLAITHDFKAPLGSIMGYTELLSRLTEDERQRFYLDNMKSSSEHLLKLVSDLLDFHRLDLNKAEVNRVTFNPSQLFDEIYVSFEPLTAAKGLALQCHVVPELNGRYISDPLRLRQIVNNLLSNAVKFTQKGEISLTAGYDSSKLTIAIADTGKGMALEDRERIFQEFTRLSGAQGEEGFGLGLSIVKKLVTLLEGTIDVQSTLGKGSCFTVTLPLYPVGKSIAESESPENESSEDESPYAPKQSVAIPPMKVIRVLLIDDDKIQLNLTAAMLKQHGIDAVCCEQLEQLIEQLRSSVFDVLLTDIQMPAINGFELVKLLRASNIPQAKTIPVIAVTARSEMDKAALHEHGFAGCLHKPFTVKELLLTVNEGQLSADEAHITEDMGTVGINFSALTAYSEDDPEAAYSIIHTFIEETGKNVERMQQALNEKEVDGIAAMAHKLLPLFTMIGAEETIAPLKWLEACRGEEFSEKIEETTFNTLEAVRKIISEAEHYLEVMKNTQ; via the coding sequence ATGGCTTCCTTCCGTTTTACAAAGTTGAAAATAACCGCCGGTTACACTTTGTTGCTGGCGATCCTCCTTTTCTCGCTGGTGTTTGTACATCGTGAGATGGAAGCATTGTCGGCCGCCGACGATCAACAGAATTTAAGAACAGACAGTTTATTGACCCTTCTCCATGAGAAAGATCAAAACACGATTCAGATGTTGCGGGTGCTAAGTGAGGCAAACGACAGCCTTCTCTCTGCTTCGGAAATCGAAGAAATCATATCCGAACAGGATTCTGTGATTACCCAGCAACGGGTACAACATCGGGTCATCACCAAACGTGACTCGTTAATCACTACTCCTAAAAAGAAGGGATTCTTCAAACGACTCGCCGAAGTGTTTTCCCCTTCTAAACAAGACAGTGCCGTATTAGTAAATACATCGTTGGAAGTAGCCACTGATACCATTCTCCAACCGACCACTTCTAAAGATTCTCTTCAGCAGAAAATCCGCATGGCTACCGAAGAAAAACGGTTGCAACGGAGGAAAACAATCCGACGTACCAGTACAAAGTACCAGCGGATGAATACGCAGTTGACGGCACGGATGGATAGCTTGATTAAACAGTATGAGGAAGAAATGACCTTGCGTGCCCGTCAGGATGCCGAACTTCAGCAGGAAGTGAGGATGCGGTCGGCACGTATCATCGGCGGTATCGCGGTTGGTGCCGTACTATTATCGGCTTTTTTCCTGATATTGATTATGCGGGATATTTCCCGTAGCAACCGTTACCGCCAGCAATTGGAGGTGGCGAATAAACGGGCGGAAGATTTGCTGATCGCCCGTGAAAAATTAATGCTTGCCATTACCCATGATTTTAAAGCTCCGTTAGGCTCAATTATGGGATATACCGAACTTCTGTCCCGATTGACAGAAGATGAACGGCAACGATTCTACCTCGACAATATGAAAAGCTCTTCAGAACATTTATTGAAGTTAGTTAGTGACTTGCTTGATTTCCACCGGCTTGATCTCAATAAAGCGGAAGTGAATCGCGTAACCTTTAACCCTTCCCAGCTATTTGATGAAATTTATGTCAGTTTCGAACCTTTGACCGCTGCCAAAGGTTTAGCCTTGCAATGTCACGTTGTCCCGGAACTGAATGGAAGATATATCAGTGATCCTTTGCGACTCCGGCAAATTGTGAATAACCTTTTGTCCAATGCCGTAAAATTTACTCAAAAAGGCGAGATCAGTCTGACAGCCGGTTATGATTCTTCAAAGTTAACCATTGCCATAGCCGATACAGGAAAAGGAATGGCGTTAGAAGATCGTGAACGCATTTTCCAGGAGTTTACACGTCTTTCCGGTGCACAGGGGGAAGAAGGATTCGGGCTTGGATTGTCTATTGTGAAGAAGCTGGTTACCTTACTTGAGGGAACAATTGACGTGCAAAGCACATTAGGAAAAGGGAGCTGTTTTACTGTAACTTTACCTCTTTATCCGGTAGGTAAATCCATTGCGGAAAGCGAATCTCCGGAAAATGAATCTTCGGAGGACGAAAGTCCATACGCTCCCAAACAGTCGGTTGCCATTCCTCCCATGAAAGTCATTCGTGTGCTTTTGATTGATGACGATAAGATTCAGCTGAATCTGACTGCTGCCATGTTGAAACAGCATGGTATTGATGCCGTATGTTGTGAACAGCTGGAACAGCTGATTGAACAACTTCGCTCTTCCGTCTTCGATGTATTGCTGACAGATATACAAATGCCTGCCATTAACGGGTTTGAGCTGGTAAAACTATTACGGGCTTCTAATATACCACAAGCAAAAACAATCCCTGTTATTGCTGTGACTGCCCGTAGTGAAATGGATAAAGCCGCTTTACATGAACATGGTTTTGCCGGTTGTTTGCATAAACCGTTTACAGTAAAGGAATTGTTGCTAACAGTAAATGAAGGTCAACTTTCGGCCGATGAAGCGCATATAACAGAAGATATGGGAACTGTCGGGATCAACTTTTCTGCACTGACTGCTTATTCTGAAGATGATCCGGAAGCAGCATACTCCATCATTCACACTTTTATTGAAGAGACAGGCAAGAATGTCGAACGGATGCAACAAGCATTGAATGAAAAAGAAGTGGACGGGATAGCTGCCATGGCGCATAAACTTCTCCCTCTTTTCACAATGATCGGAGCGGAGGAAACTATCGCCCCGTTAAAATGGTTGGAGGCTTGTCGTGGAGAAGAATTTTCGGAAAAAATAGAAGAAACAACATTCAATACATTAGAAGCTGTCCGTAAAATAATTAGTGAAGCGGAGCATTATTTGGAGGTAATGAAGAATACCCAATAA